From one Triticum aestivum cultivar Chinese Spring chromosome 4B, IWGSC CS RefSeq v2.1, whole genome shotgun sequence genomic stretch:
- the LOC123089861 gene encoding F-box/FBD/LRR-repeat protein At1g13570 produces the protein MANINIGSNEDLHQTMMMMRSKRRKGLQLTNLPKDILCSILSRLPLKEAVRTSILSERWKHLWRCHSNLEFSLRSVLPGPRTNGPNDGRPWKDVFIQRVDAVLQQHCGAGVDNIQFQAPCDDEHGERIEGWVRFAVASKARQLILDFSATHHIQQHPYKIDLRLLDDSESSHLQSIKLCAVSLKVPADFKGFRNLKRVFLADTDITDGDLQHLVSNCSSVLEFLGISGCGMLTRLRISHLSNKLKHLQVYDCRLLRAMEFNFGLVKLEYKGPSIILLSPPGTLLLADVCIKLEGISTNSLEYMFTKLCHNAPRVETLTLRCHEGKMAALPGKLHEFVHLKHLTLGLTFGFGTRTSDILQFACLLVAAPFLEKLEFHMWLRCQHEKYSADKGRLRSLPSQPHSHLRAVDITGFYGEKDQLELALHILINSVVLESMKIDPEPVAAPAGLTRLVRPEAPHFADGYEVAREFLRSRDCRDVVHVVKPLACRVRPLMFGARTRIGATQRASFFAELRRREARNAA, from the exons ATGGCAAACATAAATATTGGTTCAAATGAAGATCTGCATcagactatgatgatgatgagatcAAAGAGAAGAAAGGGGCTTCAACTCACCAACCTGCCAAAG GACATTCTCTGCAGCATCCTCTCACGACTGCCTCTAAAGGAAGCCGTGCGGACGAGCATACTGTCGGAACGGTGGAAGCATCTCTGGCGCTGCCACTCAAATCTAGAATTCAGTCTTAGATCAGTGTTGCCAGGTCCTCGTACCAACGGACCCAACGATGGTAGGCCATGGAAAGACGTGTTTATTCAGAGAGTCGATGCGGTCCTGCAGCAACACTGTGGTGCAGGGGTCGACAACATTCAGTTCCAGGCTCCGTGCGACGATGAGCATGGGGAACGGATAGAGGGATGGGTCCGCTTTGCCGTTGCTTCCAAGGCGAGGCAACTTATTCTCGATTTCTCAGCCACACACCACATACAACAACATCCATATAAAATCGATTTGCGGCTTCTCGATGACAGTGAAAGCTCACACCTGCAATCCATAAAACTCTGTGCCGTTTCTCTGAAGGTGCCCGCGGATTTCAAGGGTTTTCGGAACCTTAAACGGGTTTTCCTAGCAGACACGGATATTACCGACGGCGACCTTCAACATCTGGTGTCCAACTGCAGCAGTGTTTTGGAGTTCCTTGGAATCTCTGGCTGTGGGATGCTCACAAGGTTACGGATATCTCATCTTTCAAACAAGCTTAAGCATTTGCAAGTATATGACTGCCGTTTGCTTCGAGCGATGGAGTTTAACTTTGGTCTGGTAAAGCTCGAGTACAAAGGCCCTTCTATAATACTGTTATCGCCTCCTGGAACTTTACTTCTAGCAGATGTATGCATCAAGCTGGAGGGCATCTCTACTAATTCTCTAGAGTACATGTTCACCAAGCTTTGCCATAATGCGCCCCGTGTCGAGACTCTGACTCTAAGATGCCATGAGGGGAAG ATGGCTGCATTGCCAGGAAAGCTGCACGAGTTTGTTCATTTGAAGCACCTGACACTGGGCTTGACTTTTGGGTTTGGGACAAGGACAAGTGATATTCTTCAATTTGCCTGCCTTCTGGTTGCTGCTCCTTTCTTGGAAAAGCTGGAATTTCAT ATGTGGCTGCGCTGCCAGCATGAAAAATACAGCGCGGATAAAGGGCGTCTCCGGAGCCTTCCCTCACAGCCACACTCCCATCTCAGGGCGGTCGACATCACGGGGTTCTACGGCGAGAAGGACCAGCTGGAGCTGGCGCTCCACATCCTCATAAACTCCGTCGTGCTGGAGTCGATGAAGATAGACCCAGAACCTGTGGCCGCCCCCGCCGGTCTCACCCGACTGGTGCGCCCGGAGGCTCCTCATTTTGCAGACGGCTACGAAGTCGCCCGGGAGTTCCTCCGCAGCAGAGACTGCCGCGATGTTGTCCACGTCGTTAAGCCTCTGGCATGTCGTGTGAGGCCGCTCATGTTTGGCGCCCGCACGCGTATCGGTGCAACCCAACGCGCGTCTTTCTTCGCAGAGCTGCGTAGAAGAGAGGCGAGGAATGCGGCGTAA